ATTGTGATGTGGATACTTCCACTTTTCTTTCctctatttgtttttctgacttatGATCCTGAGATGGCTGCCCACTTCTTCATAGTTTTTCTCCTCCTGCCTTTTCCCTTGTTCATCTTCTTCCTGGTTGGGACTATCAAAGCTCTCTCTGGAGCGGTCAGTGTTCCAGCAGATGAAAAACGACGAATCGCAGCCATTCAGGTTGTGGTGCTGATTATTTACACTCTGCTTTATCTGCCCCTCATTTTGTTTCTGGGTTTCATTATGGAATCAAATTCTCAATCCGTCTTTACTCTCTATATAGTGGCTATAGTTTGTGGTTGTCTTAGTCCTTTTGCTGAcacaactttgtatttgttcATACGGAAAAGCATCATGGATAAGTTTCTGGCTTCAATCTGTTCTTGTAAAATATCTAACAATCAGGAGACGAGCAGCACAGATTATGAAAGCAGGTCTGCAACACATACTGAGACTGTTTAGGTTTTAATATCTGTTATGATGCAAAAGAGCATCAACAATAATCCGTTTGCTGCAGCTGATTTCGAAGTAAAGTGTCAAATCACTTTTCTTCTGCTATCATCTCCCTGTAACTTTATGGCAATTTACCAATGAAAGTTTGAGACTTATGATAACTTTCAGGAATAAGAA
The Xiphophorus hellerii strain 12219 chromosome 22, Xiphophorus_hellerii-4.1, whole genome shotgun sequence genome window above contains:
- the LOC116712950 gene encoding G-protein coupled receptor 4-like, giving the protein MKELNFNMSWENSFNYSNMNLNFSNTHYNHSDSIDVFLAEQIIKWVNWITIGIGLPLILIVMIALFFQVKKDQGAPVYVINLLISDLIQLFCRFLYMLISHKLFSDILLFITGYCLIVSVGFMMCVSFERYLVIAKPLWYRFRRNIKTYVVVCIVMWILPLFFPLFVFLTYDPEMAAHFFIVFLLLPFPLFIFFLVGTIKALSGAVSVPADEKRRIAAIQVVVLIIYTLLYLPLILFLGFIMESNSQSVFTLYIVAIVCGCLSPFADTTLYLFIRKSIMDKFLASICSCKISNNQETSSTDYESRSATHTETV